In Macaca nemestrina isolate mMacNem1 chromosome 9, mMacNem.hap1, whole genome shotgun sequence, a single genomic region encodes these proteins:
- the LOC105491923 gene encoding LOW QUALITY PROTEIN: transmembrane protein 161B (The sequence of the model RefSeq protein was modified relative to this genomic sequence to represent the inferred CDS: inserted 2 bases in 1 codon; substituted 3 bases at 3 genomic stop codons), translating into MFSLIVCDRYTAVVTMVMASVMQKIMPCYSLAQWXILARNQQKGKSKKGRKYNGHIESKSLTIPQDIDLHLETKSDTEVDTLALHYFPEHQXLGDFTVAATVVYLVTEVYYKFMKPTQEMNISLVWCLLVLSFAIKVLFSLTTHYIKVEYGVEKSICVTFGFFFFDKAMVVLIVTENYLEFGLETGFTNFSDSVKQFLEKQGLESQSPVSKLTFKFFLAIFCSLFGAFLTFPGLRLAQMLLDALNLTTEKITQTLLHISFLAHLFMVLLWVKPVTKDYIMNPTLGEESIPLMPEATFDTLRLWLITLLCALWLAMMCSHLQAYLNLTQKCVDQMKKEAGXISTVELQKMVAXIFYYLCVIALQYVVPLVMLFHITLLLETLGNHSWGIYPESISTLPVDNSLLYNFVYSELPSAEGKMKVTVTQITVTLSSLKIFLLFFFFEDFCLF; encoded by the exons atgttctcactcatagtgtGTGATAGATATACAGCTGTTGTTACCATGGTGATGGCCAGTGTCATGCAGAAGATTATGCCTTGCTATTCTCTTGCTCAGTG AATTCTTGCAAGGAATCAGCaaaaagggaaaagcaaaaaAGGTAGGAAATATAATGGTCACATTGAAAGTAAGTCATTAACCATTCCACAGGATATTGACCTTCATCTAGAAACAAAGTCAGATACAGAAGTGGATACTTTAGCATTGCATTATTTTCCAGAACACCAGTGACTGGGGGATTTCACAGTGGCTGCTACAGTTGTGTATCTAGTAACTGAAGTCTATTACAAGTTTATGAAGCCTACACAGGAAATGAATATCAGCTTAGTCTGGTGCCTGCTGGTTTTGTCTTTTGCAATCAAAGTTCTATTTTCATTAACTACACACTATATTAAAGTAGAATATGGTGTTGAAAAATCTATTTGTGTcacctttggattttttttctttgacaaagCAATGGTAGTGTTGATTGTAACAGAAAATTATCTGGAATTTGGACTTGAAACAGGATTTACAAATTTTTCAGATAGTGTGAAGCAGTTTCTTGAAAAGCAAGGTTTAGAATCTCAGAGTCCTGTTTCAAAACTTACTTTCAAATTTTTCCTGGCTATTTTCTGTTCACTCTTTGGGGCTTTCTTGACATTTCCTGGATTACGACTGGCTCAAATGCTTCTGGATGCCCTGAATTTGACAACagaaaaaattacacaaacaTTACTTCATATCAGCTTCTTGGCACATTTATTTATGGTTTTGCTCTGGGTAAAACCAGTCACCAAAGACTACATTATGAACCCAACCTTGGGTGAAGAAAGTATCCCTTTAATGCCAGAAGCCACATTCGATACTCTGCGACTCTGGTTAATAACCCTGCTGTGTGCTTTGTGGTTGGCCATGATGTGTAGTCACCTGCAAGCTTATTTAAATTTAACCCAAAAATGTGTGGATCAGATGAAGAAAGAAGCAGGGTGAATAAGTACAGTTGAGCTACAGAAAATGGTGGCTTGAATCTTTTATTATCTTTGTGTCATTGCACTGCAGTATGTGGTGCCTCTGGTAATGCTATTTCACATAACTCTGCTTTTGGAAACACTAGGCAATCATTCCTGGGGTATTTATCCAGAATCTATCTCTACCTTACCAGTGGATAATAGTCTGCTCTACAATTTTGTTTACTCTGAATTACCTTCAGCTGAAGGGAAGATGAAAGTTACTGTTACACAAATAACAGTGACACTGAgcagcttaaaaatatttttactcttcttcttttttgaggaCTTCTGTCTTTTCTGA